Proteins from one Streptomyces sp. NBC_00289 genomic window:
- a CDS encoding ATP-dependent Clp protease ATP-binding subunit: MTSGYTGPEGYGPDPIGEFLARFFGGPRPGPRQIDIGRLLSQPARELVRGAAQYAAEHGSRDLDTQHLLRAALATEPTRGLLSRAGADPDLLASEIDKRSGPVQHAPEQAPPPTALSVTPAVKRALLDAHELARAGGAGYIGPEHVLGALAANPDSAAGHILNAARFAPSGLPPESAPDAAQPRAERPRTAATTTPTLDKYGRDLTDLAGQGRIDPVIGRDEEIEQTIEVLSRRGKNNPVLIGDAGVGKTAIVEGLAQRIVDGDVPDVLIGRRVVALDLPGVVAGTRYRGDFEERLTNIVGEIGANSDQLIVFIDELHTVVGAGGGGEGGSMDAGNILKPALARGELHIVGATTLEEYRRIEKDAALARRFQPILVPEPTVADAIEILRGLRDRYEAHHQVRYTDEALVAAVELSDRYLTDRRLPDKAIDLIDQAGARVRLRARTKGTDVRALEREVEQLVRDKDQAVADEQYEQATQLRDRLTELKTRMTEASGDDEADEGQHLEVTAEAIAEVVSRQTGIPVSALTEEEKDRLLGLEQHLHQRVVGQDEAVRVVADAVLRSRAGLASPDRPIGSFLFLGPTGVGKTELARALADALFGSEERMVRVDMSEYQERHTVSRLVGAPPGYVGHEEAGQLTEVVRRHPYSLLLLDEVEKAHPDVFNILLQVLDDGRLTDAQGRTVDFTNTVIVMTSNLGSEVITGRGAGIGFGAGGAEADEEARREQILRPLREHFRPEFLNRIDEIVVFRRLTGDQLRQITDLLLERTRRRLHAQGVTVEFTDAAVDWLAERGYQPEYGARPLRRTIQREVENQLSRLLLEGRVGEGGRVTVDAANGRLTFRTEGTDGTAGTDGTKGTDGTKGTVGTTGTAGTDGTAGTAGTAGTPAAQRPQAPEGPEGAMPAPE; the protein is encoded by the coding sequence ATGACCAGCGGCTACACGGGTCCCGAGGGCTACGGCCCGGACCCCATCGGAGAATTCCTCGCACGCTTCTTCGGCGGACCTCGTCCAGGCCCCCGGCAGATCGACATCGGGCGGTTGCTGAGTCAGCCCGCCCGGGAGCTGGTGCGCGGCGCCGCCCAGTACGCCGCCGAACACGGCAGCCGCGATCTCGACACCCAGCACCTGCTGCGGGCCGCGCTGGCCACCGAGCCGACCCGCGGCCTGCTCAGCCGGGCCGGAGCCGACCCGGACCTGCTCGCCTCGGAGATCGACAAACGCTCCGGCCCGGTCCAGCACGCCCCCGAGCAGGCGCCGCCGCCCACCGCGCTCTCCGTGACCCCGGCCGTCAAGCGCGCCCTGCTGGACGCGCACGAGCTGGCGCGGGCCGGCGGCGCGGGCTACATCGGCCCGGAGCACGTGCTCGGCGCCCTCGCGGCCAACCCCGACTCGGCGGCCGGGCACATCCTGAACGCGGCCCGGTTCGCTCCCTCCGGCCTGCCGCCCGAGTCGGCCCCGGACGCCGCGCAGCCCCGCGCGGAGCGGCCCCGTACCGCGGCGACGACCACGCCCACCCTGGACAAGTACGGCCGCGATCTCACCGATCTGGCCGGGCAGGGCCGCATCGACCCGGTGATCGGGCGGGACGAGGAGATCGAACAGACCATCGAGGTGCTCTCCCGTCGCGGCAAGAACAATCCGGTGCTGATCGGTGACGCGGGCGTCGGCAAGACCGCGATCGTCGAGGGCCTCGCCCAGCGGATCGTCGACGGCGATGTGCCCGATGTGCTCATCGGGCGGCGGGTCGTCGCCCTGGACCTCCCCGGAGTGGTCGCCGGCACCCGCTATCGGGGTGACTTCGAGGAGCGGCTGACCAACATCGTCGGTGAGATCGGCGCCAACTCCGACCAGCTGATCGTCTTCATCGACGAGCTGCACACCGTCGTCGGGGCGGGCGGTGGCGGCGAGGGCGGGTCCATGGACGCCGGCAACATCCTCAAGCCGGCCCTGGCCCGCGGCGAGCTGCACATCGTGGGCGCCACCACGCTGGAGGAGTACCGCAGGATCGAGAAGGACGCGGCGCTGGCCCGCCGCTTCCAGCCGATCCTGGTGCCGGAGCCCACCGTCGCGGACGCGATCGAGATCCTGCGCGGGCTGCGCGACCGGTACGAGGCACACCACCAGGTCCGCTACACCGACGAGGCCCTGGTGGCCGCCGTCGAGCTGTCCGACCGCTATCTCACCGACCGCCGCCTGCCCGACAAGGCGATCGACCTGATCGACCAGGCCGGCGCCCGGGTGCGGTTGCGCGCCCGCACCAAGGGCACGGACGTACGGGCGCTGGAGCGCGAGGTCGAGCAGCTGGTCCGGGACAAGGACCAGGCCGTCGCGGACGAACAGTACGAGCAGGCCACCCAGCTGCGGGACCGGCTGACCGAGTTGAAGACGCGGATGACGGAGGCGTCGGGGGACGACGAGGCCGACGAGGGTCAGCACCTGGAGGTGACCGCGGAGGCGATCGCCGAGGTGGTGTCCCGGCAGACCGGCATTCCGGTCAGCGCTCTGACCGAGGAGGAGAAGGACCGCCTGCTCGGCCTGGAGCAGCACCTGCACCAGCGGGTGGTCGGCCAGGACGAGGCCGTCCGTGTGGTCGCCGACGCGGTCCTGCGTTCACGGGCCGGGCTCGCCAGCCCCGACCGGCCGATCGGCAGCTTCCTCTTCCTGGGCCCCACCGGTGTCGGCAAGACCGAACTGGCCCGCGCGCTGGCCGACGCCCTGTTCGGCAGCGAGGAACGCATGGTCCGCGTGGACATGAGCGAGTACCAGGAGCGGCACACCGTCAGCCGCCTGGTCGGCGCCCCACCCGGGTACGTCGGCCACGAGGAGGCCGGGCAGCTCACCGAGGTCGTCCGCCGGCACCCCTACTCGCTGCTCCTGCTCGACGAGGTGGAGAAGGCGCACCCGGACGTCTTCAACATCCTGCTCCAGGTCCTCGACGACGGACGGCTGACCGACGCCCAGGGCCGCACGGTCGACTTCACCAACACGGTCATCGTCATGACCAGCAACCTGGGCTCCGAGGTCATCACCGGACGCGGTGCCGGCATCGGCTTCGGGGCGGGCGGTGCGGAGGCCGACGAGGAGGCGCGGCGCGAGCAGATCCTGCGGCCGCTGCGCGAACACTTCCGGCCCGAGTTCCTCAACCGCATCGACGAGATCGTCGTCTTCCGCCGGCTCACCGGTGACCAGTTGCGGCAGATCACCGACCTGCTGCTGGAGCGGACCCGGCGCAGGCTGCACGCGCAGGGCGTCACGGTCGAGTTCACCGACGCGGCCGTCGACTGGCTCGCCGAACGCGGCTACCAGCCCGAGTACGGCGCGCGCCCGCTGCGCCGCACCATCCAGCGCGAGGTCGAGAACCAGCTCTCCCGGCTGCTCCTGGAGGGCCGCGTCGGGGAGGGCGGCCGGGTGACGGTGGACGCCGCGAACGGGCGCCTCACCTTCCGCACGGAAGGCACGGACGGCACGGCAGGCACGGATGGCACGAAGGGCACGGATGGCACGAAGGGCACCGTCGGCACGACAGGCACTGCCGGCACCGACGGCACGGCCGGTACGGCCGGTACGGCGGGCACACCCGCCGCTCAGCGTCCGCAAGCCCCGGAGGGCCCGGAGGGCGCGATGCCCGCCCCCGAGTGA
- the ggt gene encoding gamma-glutamyltransferase — MRRPVARNLAVLAVSAAVVSVGAAAPPTTDGTRAAAKVPVAVGYGGAVASVDADASAAGIEVLRKGGNAVDAAVATAAALGVTEPYSSGIGGGGYFVYYDAKSRTVRTIDGRETAPLSADSGLFVENGKALPFADAVSSGLSVGTPGTPATWATALDKWGSRKLGTVLGPAERIARDGFTVDDTFRTQTAANETRFRYFPDTAELFLPGGQLPVVGSTFKNPDLARTYRELGRKGVGAVYRGDLGEDITDTVNDPPVDPASGWNARPGRLSAKDLAAYRAKLQAPTRTSYRGLGVYSIAPSSSGGTTVGEALNMLERTDLSKASEVQYLHHYIEASRIAFADRGRWVGDPAFEDVPTKELLSQKYADSRACLIKDDAVLTSPVAPGDPRRPAACGAGGTAAATTYEGENTTHLTVADKWGNVVSYTLTIEQTGGSAITVPGRGFLLNNELTDFSFTPANPAVHDPNLPGPGKRPRSSISPTIVLDRHDRPVVALGSPGGATIITTVLQTLTGFLDRGLPLVDAIAAPRASQRNAAQTELEPGLYDSELRKQLEAIGHSFKLNPEIGAATGVQRLPDGRWLAAAEKVRRGGGSAMVVRPAP, encoded by the coding sequence ATGCGTCGCCCTGTGGCACGGAACCTGGCGGTCCTGGCGGTCTCGGCCGCGGTGGTCTCGGTGGGGGCGGCCGCGCCGCCGACCACGGACGGGACCCGAGCGGCTGCGAAGGTCCCCGTGGCCGTCGGCTACGGCGGGGCGGTCGCCAGCGTCGACGCCGACGCCTCGGCCGCCGGCATCGAGGTGCTGCGCAAGGGCGGCAACGCCGTCGACGCCGCCGTCGCCACGGCCGCCGCGCTCGGCGTCACCGAGCCCTACTCCTCCGGCATCGGCGGCGGCGGATACTTCGTGTACTACGACGCCAAGTCCCGCACGGTGCGCACGATCGACGGCCGGGAGACCGCGCCCCTGAGTGCCGACTCCGGCCTCTTCGTGGAGAACGGCAAGGCGCTCCCCTTCGCCGACGCCGTCAGCAGCGGCCTGAGCGTCGGCACCCCGGGCACGCCCGCCACCTGGGCGACGGCCCTGGACAAGTGGGGCAGCAGGAAACTCGGCACCGTCCTCGGACCCGCCGAGCGGATCGCGCGCGACGGCTTCACCGTCGACGACACCTTCCGCACCCAGACCGCAGCCAACGAGACCCGCTTCCGCTACTTCCCGGACACGGCCGAGCTGTTCCTGCCCGGCGGGCAGCTTCCCGTCGTCGGCTCCACCTTCAAGAACCCCGACCTCGCCCGCACCTACCGGGAGTTGGGCAGGAAGGGCGTCGGCGCCGTCTACCGCGGCGACCTCGGCGAGGACATCACCGACACGGTGAACGACCCGCCGGTGGACCCGGCGTCGGGCTGGAACGCGCGCCCCGGCAGGCTGTCCGCCAAGGACCTGGCCGCCTACCGCGCCAAGCTCCAGGCGCCCACCAGGACCTCGTACCGCGGCCTCGGTGTCTACTCCATCGCGCCCTCCTCCTCCGGCGGCACAACGGTCGGTGAGGCCCTCAACATGCTGGAGAGGACGGACCTCTCGAAGGCGAGCGAGGTCCAGTACCTGCACCACTACATCGAGGCGAGCCGGATCGCCTTCGCGGACCGCGGGCGCTGGGTCGGCGACCCCGCCTTCGAGGACGTACCGACGAAGGAACTCCTGTCCCAGAAGTACGCCGACTCGCGGGCCTGCCTGATCAAGGACGACGCGGTGCTCACCAGCCCCGTCGCGCCCGGCGACCCGCGCCGGCCGGCGGCCTGCGGCGCCGGAGGCACGGCGGCCGCGACGACGTACGAGGGCGAGAACACCACCCATCTGACGGTGGCCGACAAGTGGGGGAACGTCGTCTCCTACACGCTCACCATCGAGCAGACCGGTGGCAGCGCCATCACCGTGCCCGGCCGCGGGTTCCTCCTCAACAACGAGCTGACGGACTTCTCCTTCACCCCGGCGAACCCCGCCGTCCACGACCCGAACCTGCCGGGTCCGGGCAAGCGGCCCCGCTCGTCGATCTCGCCGACGATCGTGCTGGACCGGCACGACAGGCCGGTGGTCGCGCTGGGTTCGCCCGGTGGCGCGACCATCATCACCACCGTGCTCCAGACGCTGACCGGCTTCCTCGACCGCGGGCTGCCGCTCGTCGACGCGATCGCCGCGCCCCGCGCCAGCCAGCGCAACGCGGCCCAGACCGAGCTCGAACCCGGGCTCTACGACAGCGAGTTGCGGAAGCAGCTGGAAGCCATCGGGCACTCCTTCAAGCTGAACCCGGAGATCGGCGCGGCGACCGGTGTGCAGCGGCTGCCGGACGGCAGGTGGCTGGCCGCCGCCGAGAAGGTACGGCGCGGCGGCGGCTCGGCGATGGTGGTGCGCCCGGCGCCCTGA
- a CDS encoding alpha/beta fold hydrolase: MGHHRKALRTTAVGAVSATLIAGSALGLAPTAQAAVNSVRFVDISGYGGTVLKANVVTPAGADATRRYPLLVMPTSWGLPQIEYLAQAQKLADSGYVVVTYNVRGFWQSGGEIEVAGPPDTADASKVIDWALANTPADARHIGMAGVSYGAGISLLAAAHDKRIKAVASLSGWADLVGSIYSGRTQHTQAAALLDGASLVTGHQSTETRQVFDDFYASNLAKEPDLIAWGKKRSAVSYVDQLNENGTAVMLANAWGDTVFSPNQYTDFYEKLTGPKRLELRPGDHATAEITGLFGLPNDVWTDAGRWLDHYLRGEDNGIDRELPVRLKSRSTDGYEGYPDWKSVGATRKKIALAGTTTIHTNVDSGADGGIVFLSSILDQVAKLPPVASIPLLPRRWAAVWQSEKYRTAQQVRGAVKLHTTLTPTAESGTLVAYLYDVGPLGLGKLVSNAPFTFHGRTPGRPFGVDLELFSTAYDVPAGHRLALVVDTVDPLYLEHNPSGAQLTFSSPETDPSYVSVPLREQ, encoded by the coding sequence GTGGGACACCATCGCAAGGCTCTGCGCACGACCGCCGTGGGCGCGGTATCCGCGACCCTGATCGCCGGGAGCGCCCTCGGACTCGCCCCCACGGCCCAGGCGGCCGTGAACAGCGTCCGGTTCGTCGACATCAGCGGCTACGGCGGCACGGTCCTCAAGGCGAACGTCGTCACCCCCGCGGGCGCCGACGCCACCCGCCGCTACCCGCTGCTCGTCATGCCCACGAGCTGGGGGCTGCCCCAGATCGAGTATCTCGCCCAGGCCCAGAAGCTCGCCGACTCCGGCTACGTCGTGGTCACGTACAACGTACGGGGCTTCTGGCAGTCGGGCGGCGAGATAGAAGTCGCGGGGCCGCCCGACACGGCCGACGCGTCGAAGGTCATCGACTGGGCGCTCGCCAACACGCCTGCGGACGCCCGGCACATCGGCATGGCGGGCGTCTCCTACGGCGCCGGCATCAGCCTGCTCGCCGCCGCGCACGACAAGCGGATCAAGGCGGTCGCCTCCCTCAGCGGCTGGGCCGACCTGGTCGGCTCGATCTACTCGGGCCGCACCCAGCACACCCAGGCCGCCGCCCTCCTGGACGGTGCGAGCCTGGTCACCGGCCACCAGAGCACGGAGACCCGCCAGGTCTTCGACGACTTCTACGCCTCCAACCTGGCGAAGGAGCCGGACCTCATCGCCTGGGGGAAGAAACGTTCCGCCGTGAGCTACGTCGACCAGCTCAACGAGAACGGCACCGCCGTCATGCTCGCCAACGCCTGGGGCGACACCGTCTTCTCGCCCAACCAGTACACGGACTTCTACGAGAAGCTGACCGGCCCCAAGCGGCTGGAACTGCGTCCCGGGGACCATGCCACCGCCGAGATCACCGGCCTCTTCGGGCTGCCCAACGACGTGTGGACCGACGCCGGGCGCTGGCTGGACCACTACCTCAGGGGCGAGGACAACGGCATCGACCGCGAGCTGCCGGTGCGGCTCAAGTCCCGCTCCACGGACGGCTACGAGGGCTATCCGGACTGGAAGTCCGTCGGCGCGACCCGGAAGAAGATCGCCCTCGCCGGCACGACCACCATCCACACCAACGTCGACTCGGGGGCGGACGGCGGGATCGTCTTCCTGTCCAGCATCCTGGACCAGGTGGCCAAGCTCCCCCCGGTCGCCTCCATCCCCCTGCTCCCCCGCCGCTGGGCCGCCGTGTGGCAGTCGGAGAAGTACCGGACCGCCCAACAGGTGCGCGGCGCCGTGAAGTTGCACACCACCCTCACCCCGACCGCGGAGAGCGGCACCCTCGTCGCGTACCTCTACGACGTGGGGCCGCTCGGCCTCGGCAAGCTGGTCAGCAACGCGCCGTTCACCTTCCACGGCCGGACCCCCGGCCGGCCGTTCGGCGTTGACCTGGAGCTGTTCTCCACGGCCTACGACGTCCCGGCAGGACACCGGCTGGCCCTGGTCGTCGACACGGTCGACCCGCTCTACCTCGAGCACAACCCGTCCGGCGCGCAGCTGACCTTCTCCTCACCGGAGACCGACCCGTCGTACGTGTCGGTCCCGCTGCGCGAGCAGTGA
- a CDS encoding DUF6278 family protein → MKIPFLGHRRENPPARDPEGIAELLAECELLRSQAFREGVQLDDSVASLEALDQLVPRWRDDEEVLPWLGNDAGLYLGTVIVRTVQGAAWGLRSDGQPVILLASGREFDVVASGHEWAASGVPELSQEYAEVAEE, encoded by the coding sequence ATGAAGATCCCTTTTCTGGGCCACCGGCGCGAGAATCCCCCGGCCCGCGATCCCGAGGGCATCGCCGAACTCCTCGCCGAGTGTGAGCTGCTACGGTCGCAGGCCTTCCGGGAGGGAGTCCAACTCGACGACTCCGTGGCCTCGTTGGAGGCACTCGATCAGCTGGTGCCGCGCTGGCGGGACGACGAGGAGGTGCTTCCCTGGCTCGGCAACGACGCGGGCCTCTACCTCGGTACGGTCATCGTGCGCACCGTGCAGGGTGCCGCCTGGGGGCTGCGGTCCGACGGCCAGCCGGTGATCCTGCTCGCCTCCGGCCGCGAGTTCGACGTCGTCGCCTCCGGTCACGAGTGGGCCGCCAGTGGCGTCCCCGAGCTCTCGCAGGAGTACGCCGAGGTCGCCGAGGAGTGA
- a CDS encoding exodeoxyribonuclease III, which yields MRIATWNVNSITARLPRLLAWLESSGTDVLCIQEAKVSEEQFPSDQLRELGYEAAVHATGRWNGVAVLSRVGLEDVVKGLPGDPGYDGVQEPRAVAATCGPVRVWSVYVPNGREVDHPHYAYKLQWFEALKAAVAGDAAGSRPFAVLGDYNVAPTDDDVYDRAAFEGATHVTPAERAALAALREAGLSDVVPRPLKYEHPFTYWDYRQLCFPKNRGMRIDLVYGNEPFAKAVGDAFVDREERKGKGASDHAPVVVDLDV from the coding sequence ATGCGTATCGCCACCTGGAACGTGAACTCGATCACCGCCCGGCTCCCGCGGCTGCTGGCCTGGCTGGAGAGCAGCGGCACGGACGTGCTGTGCATCCAGGAGGCCAAGGTCTCCGAGGAGCAGTTCCCGTCCGACCAGCTGCGCGAGCTGGGGTACGAGGCCGCGGTCCACGCGACCGGCCGGTGGAACGGCGTGGCGGTGCTCTCCCGCGTCGGCCTGGAGGACGTGGTCAAGGGCCTGCCCGGCGACCCCGGTTACGACGGCGTCCAGGAGCCCCGGGCCGTCGCCGCGACCTGCGGCCCGGTCCGTGTCTGGTCGGTCTACGTGCCCAACGGCCGCGAGGTGGACCATCCGCACTACGCCTACAAGCTGCAGTGGTTCGAGGCCCTGAAGGCCGCCGTCGCCGGTGACGCCGCGGGCAGCCGCCCGTTCGCCGTGCTGGGCGACTACAACGTGGCCCCGACGGACGACGACGTGTACGACCGGGCCGCCTTCGAGGGCGCCACGCACGTCACCCCCGCCGAGCGCGCCGCCCTGGCCGCCCTGCGCGAGGCCGGCCTGTCCGACGTGGTTCCGCGCCCCCTCAAGTACGAGCACCCGTTCACGTACTGGGACTACCGCCAGCTCTGCTTCCCCAAGAACCGCGGGATGCGGATCGACCTGGTCTACGGCAACGAACCGTTCGCCAAGGCCGTCGGTGACGCGTTCGTCGACCGGGAGGAACGCAAGGGCAAGGGCGCCTCGGACCACGCGCCGGTCGTGGTGGACCTGGACGTCTAG
- a CDS encoding MBL fold metallo-hydrolase, translating to MKLTKKSHACVRLEKDGRTLVLDPGGFSEADAALGADAILVTHEHPDHFDEERLRAALEANAAAEIWTLKSVAEKLSAAFPGRVHTVGHGDTFTAAGFDVQVHGELHAVIHPDLPRVTNVGYLLDGGRVFHPGDALTVPDQAVETLMLPVMAPWSKISEVIDYVREVRPQRAYDIHDALLTDLARPIYDNQIGALGGAQHVRLAPGGSAEV from the coding sequence ATGAAGCTCACGAAGAAGTCGCATGCCTGTGTCCGCCTCGAGAAGGACGGCCGAACCCTCGTCCTGGACCCCGGCGGGTTCAGCGAGGCGGACGCCGCGCTCGGCGCGGACGCCATCCTCGTCACCCACGAGCACCCCGACCACTTCGACGAGGAGCGGCTGCGGGCCGCCCTGGAGGCCAACGCGGCGGCCGAGATCTGGACGCTGAAGTCGGTCGCCGAGAAGCTCTCGGCGGCCTTCCCGGGCCGCGTGCACACCGTCGGTCACGGCGACACGTTCACCGCCGCCGGCTTCGACGTCCAGGTCCACGGCGAACTGCACGCCGTGATCCACCCGGACCTCCCGCGCGTCACCAACGTCGGCTATCTCCTCGACGGCGGCCGGGTCTTCCACCCGGGCGACGCCCTCACCGTCCCCGACCAGGCGGTGGAGACGCTGATGCTCCCGGTGATGGCTCCCTGGAGCAAGATCTCCGAGGTCATCGACTACGTGCGCGAGGTCCGGCCGCAACGCGCGTACGACATCCACGACGCCCTGCTCACCGACCTCGCCCGCCCGATCTACGACAACCAGATCGGCGCGCTGGGCGGCGCCCAGCACGTGCGGCTGGCGCCCGGAGGCTCGGCCGAGGTCTGA